Proteins from a single region of Acinonyx jubatus isolate Ajub_Pintada_27869175 chromosome D3, VMU_Ajub_asm_v1.0, whole genome shotgun sequence:
- the UPB1 gene encoding beta-ureidopropionase isoform X3: MRVGLVQNRTPLPADAPVAKQVTALHRRIEAIAEVAAMCGVNIICFQEAWTMPFAFCTREKLPWTEFAESAEDGPTTRFCQKLAKKHDMVVVSPILERDREHGDILWNTAVVISNSGAVLGKTRKNHIPRVGDFNESTYYMEGNLGHPVFQTQFGRIAVNICYGRHHPLNWLMYSINGAEIIFNPSATIGALSESLWPIEARNAAIANHCFTCAINRVGQEHFPNEFTSGDGKKAHQDFGYFYGSSYVAGPDSSRTPGLSRNRDGLLVAELDLNLCRQVNDIWNFKMTGRYEMYARELAEAIKPNYSPNIVKE, translated from the exons ATGCGTGTGGGACTTGTTCAGAACAGAACTCCCCTGCCTGCCGATGCCCCTGTGGCAAAACAG GTCACTGCCCTTCACAGACGCATAGAAGCCATCGCAGAGGTGGCTGCAATGTGTGGAGTGAACATCATCTGTTTCCAGGAAGCATGGA CTATGCCCTTTGCTTTCTGTACGAGAGAGAAGCTCCCTTGGACGGAATTTGCTGAGTCAGCAGAGGATGGACCCACCACCAGATTCTGTCAGAAG CTGGCAAAGAAGCATGACATGGTGGTGGTATCCCCCATCCTGGAACGAGACAGAGAGCATGGGGACATTTTGTGGAACACAGCTGTGGTGATCTCCAATTCTGGAGCTGTCCTGGGAAAGACCAGGAAAAACCACATCCCCAGAGTGGGTGACTTCAATGAG TCAACTTACTACATGGAGGGAAACCTCGGACACCCCGTGTTCCAGACTCAGTTCGGGAGGATTGCGGTGAACATTTGCTATGGGCGGCACCACCCTCTCAACTGGCTCATGTACAGCATCAACGGGGCTGAGATCATCTTCAACCCCTCAGCCACCATCGGAGCACTCAG TGAGTCCCTGTGGCCAATTGAGGCCAGAAACGCAGCCATTGCAAATCACTGCTTCACCTGTGCTATCAACCGCGTGGGCCAG GAGCACTTCCCGAATGAGTTTACCTCTGGAGATGGGAAGAAAG CTCACCAGGACTTCGGCTACTTTTATGGCTCGAGCTACGTGGCAGGCCCGGACAGCAGCCGCACCCCTGGTCTCTCCCGCAATCGGGACGGGCTGCTGGTTGCCGAGCTTGACCTGAACCTCTGCCGGCAGGTGAATGACATCTGGAACTTCAAG
- the UPB1 gene encoding beta-ureidopropionase isoform X1 has translation MEGPEWESLEQCLEKHLPPADLREVKRILYGKETRKLDLPSRAFEAASEGDFELQGYAFEAAKEQLRPPRTMRVGLVQNRTPLPADAPVAKQVTALHRRIEAIAEVAAMCGVNIICFQEAWTMPFAFCTREKLPWTEFAESAEDGPTTRFCQKLAKKHDMVVVSPILERDREHGDILWNTAVVISNSGAVLGKTRKNHIPRVGDFNESTYYMEGNLGHPVFQTQFGRIAVNICYGRHHPLNWLMYSINGAEIIFNPSATIGALSESLWPIEARNAAIANHCFTCAINRVGQEHFPNEFTSGDGKKAHQDFGYFYGSSYVAGPDSSRTPGLSRNRDGLLVAELDLNLCRQVNDIWNFKMTGRYEMYARELAEAIKPNYSPNIVKE, from the exons ATGGAGGGGCCTGAATGGGAGTCGCTGGAGCAGTGCTTGGAGAAGCACCTGCCACCCGCAGACTTGAGGGAGGTGAAACGCATTCTCTATGGCAAGGAAACCAG GAAGCTCGATCTGCCCAGCAGGGCTTTTGAAGCCGCCTCTGAAGGGGACTTTGAGCTGCAAGGATATGCCTTTGAGGCAGCAAAGGAGCAACTGAGGCCACCTCGGACCATGCGTGTGGGACTTGTTCAGAACAGAACTCCCCTGCCTGCCGATGCCCCTGTGGCAAAACAG GTCACTGCCCTTCACAGACGCATAGAAGCCATCGCAGAGGTGGCTGCAATGTGTGGAGTGAACATCATCTGTTTCCAGGAAGCATGGA CTATGCCCTTTGCTTTCTGTACGAGAGAGAAGCTCCCTTGGACGGAATTTGCTGAGTCAGCAGAGGATGGACCCACCACCAGATTCTGTCAGAAG CTGGCAAAGAAGCATGACATGGTGGTGGTATCCCCCATCCTGGAACGAGACAGAGAGCATGGGGACATTTTGTGGAACACAGCTGTGGTGATCTCCAATTCTGGAGCTGTCCTGGGAAAGACCAGGAAAAACCACATCCCCAGAGTGGGTGACTTCAATGAG TCAACTTACTACATGGAGGGAAACCTCGGACACCCCGTGTTCCAGACTCAGTTCGGGAGGATTGCGGTGAACATTTGCTATGGGCGGCACCACCCTCTCAACTGGCTCATGTACAGCATCAACGGGGCTGAGATCATCTTCAACCCCTCAGCCACCATCGGAGCACTCAG TGAGTCCCTGTGGCCAATTGAGGCCAGAAACGCAGCCATTGCAAATCACTGCTTCACCTGTGCTATCAACCGCGTGGGCCAG GAGCACTTCCCGAATGAGTTTACCTCTGGAGATGGGAAGAAAG CTCACCAGGACTTCGGCTACTTTTATGGCTCGAGCTACGTGGCAGGCCCGGACAGCAGCCGCACCCCTGGTCTCTCCCGCAATCGGGACGGGCTGCTGGTTGCCGAGCTTGACCTGAACCTCTGCCGGCAGGTGAATGACATCTGGAACTTCAAG
- the UPB1 gene encoding beta-ureidopropionase isoform X2, giving the protein MGVAGAVLGEAPATRRLEGGETHSLWQGNQVTALHRRIEAIAEVAAMCGVNIICFQEAWTMPFAFCTREKLPWTEFAESAEDGPTTRFCQKLAKKHDMVVVSPILERDREHGDILWNTAVVISNSGAVLGKTRKNHIPRVGDFNESTYYMEGNLGHPVFQTQFGRIAVNICYGRHHPLNWLMYSINGAEIIFNPSATIGALSESLWPIEARNAAIANHCFTCAINRVGQEHFPNEFTSGDGKKAHQDFGYFYGSSYVAGPDSSRTPGLSRNRDGLLVAELDLNLCRQVNDIWNFKMTGRYEMYARELAEAIKPNYSPNIVKE; this is encoded by the exons ATGGGAGTCGCTGGAGCAGTGCTTGGAGAAGCACCTGCCACCCGCAGACTTGAGGGAGGTGAAACGCATTCTCTATGGCAAGGAAACCAG GTCACTGCCCTTCACAGACGCATAGAAGCCATCGCAGAGGTGGCTGCAATGTGTGGAGTGAACATCATCTGTTTCCAGGAAGCATGGA CTATGCCCTTTGCTTTCTGTACGAGAGAGAAGCTCCCTTGGACGGAATTTGCTGAGTCAGCAGAGGATGGACCCACCACCAGATTCTGTCAGAAG CTGGCAAAGAAGCATGACATGGTGGTGGTATCCCCCATCCTGGAACGAGACAGAGAGCATGGGGACATTTTGTGGAACACAGCTGTGGTGATCTCCAATTCTGGAGCTGTCCTGGGAAAGACCAGGAAAAACCACATCCCCAGAGTGGGTGACTTCAATGAG TCAACTTACTACATGGAGGGAAACCTCGGACACCCCGTGTTCCAGACTCAGTTCGGGAGGATTGCGGTGAACATTTGCTATGGGCGGCACCACCCTCTCAACTGGCTCATGTACAGCATCAACGGGGCTGAGATCATCTTCAACCCCTCAGCCACCATCGGAGCACTCAG TGAGTCCCTGTGGCCAATTGAGGCCAGAAACGCAGCCATTGCAAATCACTGCTTCACCTGTGCTATCAACCGCGTGGGCCAG GAGCACTTCCCGAATGAGTTTACCTCTGGAGATGGGAAGAAAG CTCACCAGGACTTCGGCTACTTTTATGGCTCGAGCTACGTGGCAGGCCCGGACAGCAGCCGCACCCCTGGTCTCTCCCGCAATCGGGACGGGCTGCTGGTTGCCGAGCTTGACCTGAACCTCTGCCGGCAGGTGAATGACATCTGGAACTTCAAG